In Caldilineales bacterium, one genomic interval encodes:
- a CDS encoding Eco57I restriction-modification methylase domain-containing protein, which translates to MNRPAVARYLRERRFTDLFIEELGWDEARTPPLDVQVDGQTYLLRPIAQKRGLIALAVGPGLRAELPTFGKLATLSTLPPYALRRKIETQVARRYREHLIVFGDDAGEAQVWQWVRRESGQPLQSREHAFYRGQSGEALIQKLETLRFSLEQEDDLSLVDVVGQVRAAFNVERATRKFFQEFKREHDAFQKFLQGIPDADLQSWYVSVMLNRLMFIYFIQKKGFLDGDPDYLRHKLEASERAAPDRYYRDFLCPLFFEGFAKPEGQRDPELAGRLGRAPYLNGGIFQRHQVEQLHGATIAIPDRAFRQVFDFFDRYQWHLDDRPLRDDREINPDVLGYIFEQYINQKEMGAYYTKEDITEYIGKNTILPFLCDRARELHPAAFRGDNAVWTLLQADPDRYLYDALRKGVELPLPPEIEAGVHDVSQRGAWNTPATEAYALPTEIWRETVARRQRCEEVRRKLAGGEVGQVNDLITLNLDIRQFVQDVIERTEDPDLVRAFWRAATGVTVLDPTAGSGAFLFAALNILRPIYEACLDRMAQLVAELPASAPAQTYRDFRETLADVGRHPNRAYFILKRIMVNNLYGVDIMAEATEIAKLRLFLKLVALVEDVARLEPLPDIDFNIRAGNTLVGFTGLAQVEEVVRGDRLLLLPEDEALLAEIKEEAEHVDRLFGRFRQMQTAHDVREWSEDFVAAKAELRRRLAVLDDRLNRLLALQYGVDPAKKPAAYDAWLRSHQPFHWCVEFYGIMARGGFDVVIGNPPYVELATLKEYTTRGYTCLDAGNLYALVIERSFALGPRTGHMGFIVPVSSVSTDRYRSLQRILASRELHYSAYDDRPSRLFDGLEHIRLTIHLIGVEKVNVHRHSTRYHKWTALERPTLFHTVAYAPAEQSLISGSLPKLSSPLEKSISQKLSLNRRRLASFYTATTQHRIFYSRKVGYFLQILDFQPRVLDGQGNLRPPTEFKELSFGAEDHATAALCCLNSNLFYWFITTLSDCRHVNKREVDSFPVDLERLTAGNLGQRLQEFAQSLMDDLQHKSEERVMRFAHDTLTVQSIIPKRSKPLIDAIDRVLAQHYGFTAEELDFIINYDIKYRMGDALETADEDG; encoded by the coding sequence TTGAACCGACCCGCCGTCGCCCGCTACCTGCGCGAGCGGCGCTTCACCGATCTCTTCATCGAAGAATTGGGCTGGGACGAGGCCCGGACGCCGCCGCTGGATGTGCAGGTGGATGGCCAGACCTACCTGCTGCGGCCGATCGCTCAGAAACGCGGGCTGATCGCGCTGGCAGTTGGCCCAGGGTTGCGGGCAGAGTTGCCAACTTTTGGAAAGTTGGCAACTCTGTCCACCCTGCCCCCCTACGCGCTGCGCCGCAAGATCGAGACCCAGGTGGCCCGGCGCTATCGCGAGCATCTCATCGTCTTCGGCGACGACGCCGGCGAGGCGCAGGTGTGGCAGTGGGTGCGCCGCGAGTCGGGCCAGCCGTTGCAGAGCCGCGAGCACGCCTTCTACCGGGGGCAATCGGGCGAGGCGCTGATCCAGAAGCTGGAAACCCTCCGCTTCAGCCTGGAGCAGGAGGACGACCTTTCCCTGGTGGATGTAGTCGGCCAGGTGCGCGCCGCCTTCAACGTGGAGCGGGCCACCCGCAAGTTCTTCCAGGAGTTCAAGCGCGAACACGACGCCTTCCAAAAGTTCCTGCAGGGCATCCCCGACGCCGATCTGCAGAGCTGGTACGTGTCGGTGATGCTCAACCGGCTGATGTTCATCTACTTCATCCAGAAAAAGGGCTTCCTGGATGGCGACCCTGACTACCTGCGCCACAAGCTGGAGGCCAGCGAACGCGCCGCGCCCGACCGCTACTACCGGGACTTCCTCTGTCCTCTGTTCTTCGAAGGGTTCGCCAAACCCGAAGGGCAGCGCGATCCAGAATTGGCCGGCCGGCTGGGGCGGGCGCCGTATCTCAACGGCGGCATCTTCCAGCGCCACCAGGTGGAGCAATTGCACGGCGCCACCATCGCCATCCCCGACCGCGCCTTTCGCCAGGTCTTCGACTTTTTCGACCGCTATCAGTGGCACCTGGACGACCGGCCGCTGCGAGACGACCGGGAGATCAACCCCGATGTGCTCGGCTACATCTTCGAGCAGTACATCAACCAGAAGGAGATGGGCGCCTACTACACCAAGGAGGACATCACCGAGTACATCGGCAAGAACACCATCCTGCCCTTCCTGTGCGACCGCGCCCGCGAGCTGCACCCGGCCGCCTTCCGCGGCGACAACGCCGTGTGGACGCTGCTGCAAGCTGATCCTGACCGCTACCTCTACGACGCGCTGCGTAAAGGGGTTGAGCTGCCGCTGCCGCCGGAGATCGAGGCCGGCGTGCACGACGTGAGCCAGCGCGGCGCGTGGAACACGCCCGCGACCGAAGCTTACGCCCTGCCCACCGAGATCTGGCGCGAGACTGTCGCCCGCCGCCAACGCTGCGAGGAGGTTCGGCGGAAGCTGGCCGGCGGCGAGGTCGGGCAGGTCAACGACCTGATCACCCTGAACCTGGACATCCGCCAGTTCGTGCAGGACGTGATCGAGCGCACCGAGGACCCCGACCTGGTGCGCGCGTTCTGGCGGGCCGCCACCGGCGTCACCGTGCTGGATCCGACCGCCGGCTCCGGCGCGTTCCTCTTCGCCGCGCTCAACATCCTGCGGCCGATCTACGAAGCGTGCCTGGATCGCATGGCGCAACTGGTGGCCGAGCTGCCCGCGAGCGCGCCGGCGCAGACCTATCGCGACTTCCGCGAGACGCTGGCCGACGTCGGCCGCCACCCCAACCGGGCGTACTTCATCCTCAAGCGCATCATGGTGAACAACCTCTACGGCGTGGACATCATGGCCGAGGCGACCGAGATCGCCAAGCTGCGGCTCTTCCTGAAGCTGGTGGCGCTGGTGGAGGACGTGGCCCGGCTGGAGCCGCTGCCCGACATTGACTTCAACATCCGCGCCGGCAACACGCTGGTGGGCTTCACCGGTCTGGCGCAGGTGGAGGAGGTGGTGCGGGGCGACCGGCTGCTGCTGCTGCCCGAGGACGAAGCGCTGCTGGCCGAGATCAAGGAAGAGGCCGAGCACGTGGATCGCCTCTTCGGCCGCTTCCGGCAGATGCAGACCGCCCACGACGTGCGCGAGTGGAGCGAGGACTTCGTGGCGGCCAAGGCCGAGCTGCGCCGGCGCCTGGCCGTGCTGGACGACCGGCTCAACCGCCTGCTGGCGCTGCAATACGGCGTAGACCCGGCCAAGAAGCCGGCAGCGTACGACGCCTGGCTGCGCAGCCATCAGCCGTTCCATTGGTGCGTGGAGTTCTACGGGATCATGGCAAGGGGTGGGTTTGATGTGGTGATTGGGAATCCGCCGTATGTGGAATTAGCAACTCTGAAGGAGTATACAACTCGCGGTTACACATGCCTTGATGCTGGCAACCTGTATGCTCTCGTTATTGAAAGAAGCTTCGCGTTAGGACCGAGAACTGGGCATATGGGTTTTATCGTTCCTGTTTCGTCAGTATCCACAGATCGCTATCGAAGCCTGCAGAGGATCCTGGCATCGCGGGAGTTGCATTATAGCGCGTACGATGACCGCCCTTCTCGCCTCTTTGACGGTCTTGAGCACATTCGACTGACCATCCACCTCATAGGCGTCGAGAAGGTGAACGTGCACAGGCATTCCACGCGCTATCACAAGTGGACTGCACTCGAAAGACCTACTCTTTTTCATACCGTAGCATACGCTCCCGCAGAGCAGTCATTGATATCGGGCAGTCTGCCCAAGCTATCATCGCCTTTGGAAAAAAGCATCAGTCAGAAACTGTCCCTGAATCGTCGTCGCCTCGCGTCCTTCTATACTGCCACTACTCAGCATCGAATCTTCTACTCTCGGAAAGTTGGCTACTTTCTTCAGATTTTGGACTTTCAGCCTCGAGTCCTTGACGGTCAGGGTAACTTACGCCCGCCAACCGAGTTTAAGGAGTTGAGCTTCGGAGCCGAAGATCATGCGACGGCTGCGCTTTGTTGCCTGAATTCCAACCTCTTCTACTGGTTCATAACCACTCTTTCTGACTGCCGCCACGTCAACAAACGCGAGGTTGACAGCTTTCCCGTCGATTTGGAGAGACTCACCGCCGGAAATCTTGGCCAGCGATTGCAGGAGTTTGCCCAGAGTCTGATGGACGATCTACAACACAAATCCGAAGAGCGAGTCATGCGGTTTGCACATGATACTCTGACGGTTCAGTCAATTATTCCGAAACGGAGCAAACCACTCATTGATGCCATCGACCGCGTCCTCGCCCAGCACTACGGCTTCACCGCCGAAGAGCTCGACTTCATCATCAACTACGACATCAAGTATCGCATGGGGGATGCGCTGGAGACAGCGGATGAGGACGGATAA